From the genome of Arthrobacter sp. SLBN-122:
CACGGGACTGGAGCAGGAAAGAAAGATACCTGCCACAGCACTGCCTCGGGGCTTGAGATCCCAGGCGGCTTCGGCTGGCTCGTTACGGGTGGATCATGCACGGTCAAAGTCGATCTGGCATCACCGTGGGTAGCCAGCAACACCGGAAACAATCCCGAGGCCGGTTGCGGCGACATCCTCCAGGGCTGGAAAGACAAGCTCATCGCCGGGCAGAAGGTGATTGCACTGCTGCCCGTCTTCGACCAAACGAGCGGTACCGGCACCGGTTCCAAATTCCATCTGAGAGCCTTCGCTGCCATCGATATCGCCGGCTGGGACCTGGCCAACCAGGACCCGTTCCATTACATGCCTGCCTCCGCCCAAGCCTTCAAGGATGCTGGCGGCTGGAAAAGCAGCGACCTCGGCATCGTCGGAAAGTTCGTGCGCTACGTCGCATTGGATGAGGCCTTCGACGTCGGCGGACCCACCGACTACGGCGGAAACGTCGTAGAGCTCACCAAATAAGAAACAAAGGAGAATCCCGTGAAAACCAGGCTGCTGGGGGGCCTAGCAGCACTGCTCTTGGCAATTGTCGGATCTGTACTGATGTTCAATTACGCACAGGCAGCCGACAGCCGAGCACAGCAAGGCCTAGATCCCATTGAAGTTCTCGTTGTTCAGAAGGCAATTCCCGCAGGGACTCCTGTCGCCGACGTTGCCCAATTCGTCAAACAGACTTCCCTTCCAGGCGCCGCGGTGCCGAAAGAGGTCGTGAAGTCACTGTCAGACTTTCCCGGCAAGATAACGTCCGTTGCCCTGGAGCCGGGCGAGCAGCTCCTTGCCTCAAGGCTCGTCGACCCCAACGCTCTGGTGGCCCCAGGCACAGTGCCGGTACCTCAAGGCATGGAGGAGCTCACTCTGCTATTGGAACCGCAGCGGATCCTGGGTGGACAGCTTAAGGCCGGAGACACCGTCGGGGTTTACACCTCGTACAAACTGGATGATGCCGCCGCAGCAAGTGCACCCGTCGGGAACGACGTTAAGGGATTCAAGGAGTTTACAAAGCTCGCGTTCCAAAAAGTGCTTGTAACCAGCGTCCAGCAAGCACCTGCTGAATCCTCAAAAAAGGAGTCCAACTCCACGTCGGACGGTCCAGCCCTTCCATCGGGCTCGGTTTATGTGACACTCGCCCGTGAAGACGTCGACGCGGCTCAAATCGTATTCGCGTCAGAGTTTGGCAAGGTCTGGCTGTCGAAGGAAAACAGCGATTCCAAGGACGGCAATCCCGGTGTAATAACCCTCGGAAAGGTTTCGCAATGAGCCGCTTCGTCCTTGTCACCGCTTCCCAGGATTTCCAGCGCAAGGTGTCTCAGGCCGTGCGCGGAGCGCTACACGGTTCAGTTCAAGTGCTGCCGCCCTCAGTGTTGTTGGGTGGGCCGCAAGAGCTCTTTGATCGGCTCACCGGAGAACCACCTGAAGTCTTGATCCTCGGCCCCGGATTGCCCGAGGACGACGCCCTCAAACTCGCCACGGTGTTCGACCTGCAGTTTCCGGAGATCAGCCTGGTTCTTGTAGAGGACAGGGAGCCCGAGCAGGTGATCACCGCGATGCGCGCCGGCATCAGGGACATTGTCAGCCCCAGTGCGGACGGGGACCAGCTCCGTGTCCTCCTTGAACGCGCTTGCCTTGCTTCAGCCGGACGGCGCCGCGGTCTCGTAGCGGCGGCGGGGCCAGAACGCGCTCCTGGTCGCGTCATTGCCGTCATGTCCCCAAAAGGCGGCGTTGGCAAAACAACTGTCGCCACGAATTTGGCCATCGGTCTTGGCAAGATCGCGCCTATGGGAGTCGTCATAGTCGACCTGGACGTCCAGTTCGGAGATGTGGCCAGCGGCCTCCTGTTGGAACCAGAACACACTTTGAAAGATGCTGTTAGCGGTGCAGCCTTTCAGGACTCAATGGTCCTCAAGGCCTTCCTCACAGTCCACCCCAGTGGAATCTACGCCCTCTGTGCACCCCAAAGCCCAAGCGAAGCAGACCACATCAGTGGGGAAGCAGTGAGTCACCTGCTCAGTCAAATGGCCGCCGAATTCCAGTACGTCGTTGTGGATACGACTCCAGGCCTTGGCGAACACGTCTTGGCGACCTTGGAACAAGCCACCGATGCAGTCTGGGTCTGTGGCATGGACGTACCGAGCATCCGGGGGCTTCACACTAGTTTTTCCATTCTGAGCGAGCTGCAGCTTGTGCCACAAGGTAGGCACGTCGTGCTCAACTTCGCTGACCGTAGGAGCGGCCTAACCGTACAAGACGTTGAAGCGACCATCGGAGTACCTGTAGATACGGTCATCCCCCGCTCGAAGGCTATTCCATTTTCTACGAATAAAGGGGTGCCACTTCTGCAAGATTCATCCCGCGACGGGGCCGCACGAGCTTTCGGCAAGCTTGTTGAACGCTTCGATCCAAAACGGAACGCACAACCCCAAAAGAAACTACATCGTCGGATGGTGATCTCATGAGTCTGGCAGAACGACTGCAAGCTGCGCGTAGCGGGCCTGCGGCCTCGCAGAATGCTCCTTCGCTTGAAACGGCCGCAACTCCAAAGACCGAGACGACAAACGTTAGCGCTGCACCCGTCGATGCCCTTGCAGGTCTCAAGCAGCGGGCGGGGAAGACTTTGTTTGAACGGCTAGGCGGCAGGCTTACTGATTCTTCGCTCAGCGATGAGGAATTACGGAAAATCGCTCGCGACGAGCTCAGCACTGTTATCGACGACGAGCAGGTACCCCTCACTTCGGAGGAACGACGCCGACTTATCCGCGATGTGGGAGATGACGTTCTTGGGTACGGCCCCCTCCAGCGGTTCCTGGACGATCCTTCAATTACGGAGATCATGGTCAACAGGCTTGATCAAATTTATGTTGAGCGGGACGGGAAGCTGCTATTGACAGATAGCCGCTTCAGCAGCGAGGAACACCTTCGTAAAGTCATCGAGCGAATCGTGGCAAAGGTGGGACGACGTATCGACGAGTCTTCTCCTCTGGTCGACGCACGGCTGGAAGACGGATCCCGCGTCAACGCCATTATCCCGCCCTTGGCTGTAAATGGTTCCTCGCTGACTATCAGGAAGTTCAGCAAAGTTCCGTTGACTGTCCAAAACCTAATCGATTTCGGAACGTTGACCCCACAAATGGCCGAGCTATTGGACGCCTGTGTTCGGGCAAAGCTCAACATCATCGTTTCTGGCGGCACCGGCACAGGTAAGACGACGCTGCTTAATGTGCTGTCGTCTTTCATCCCGGCGGACGATCGAATAGTCACCATTGAGGATGCCGTGGAGTTGCAGTTGCAGCAAAGTCACGTGGTGAGGCTCGAAAGCAGGCCGCCGAACATTGAGGGCAAGGGGGCTGTGACCATCCGCGAATTGGTCCGCAATTCGCTTCGTATGCGCCCTGACCGCATCGTCGTAGGTGAGGTTCGAGGCGGAGAGAGCCTCGACATGTTGCAGGCTATGAACACTGGACACGACGGTTCAATCTCGACGGTGCATGCCAACTCCCCAAGGGACGCAATCGCCAGGCTGGAGACCCTGGTCCTCATGGCCGGCATGGACCTACCACTGCGTGCCATACGCGAACAGGTTTCGTCCGCGGTGAACCTCATAGTTCACCTCTCGAGATTGCGGGATGGTACTCGTCGAGTTACTCACATCACAGAAGTACAAGGCATGGAGGGGGAGGTTGTCACTCTCCAGGATGCCTTCGTCTTCGACTACAGTGCGGGTGTTGACAGATACGGCCGATTCCTTGGCCAGCCGGTCTCTACGGGAATTCGCCCGCGTTTTATAGATCATTTTGCGGAACTCGGAATCTCCGTATCGCCCGGAATCTTTTCTACGCCCCCAGCGCAACCATCGAGGCGGTAGTCATGCCAACTCATGAAATCTTCGTTGCAGGCATCCTCCTCATAGGTGCGTCATTCGCTACTGCCGTACTCGTTGTTTTCAAGCCGGCGAATGGGTCGCTGCCACTGAGCAGGCGACGGCCCCTTGGCGCACCAGAACAGACAGCAATTGGCCGGTTTGCCTCATCTGTCGTGCAACTCGTTGATAGAGCACTGGCAGGAAAAAAAACTACGACCGTCAGTTCAAATAGTCTCCTCAGCCTTGCGGGAATTTCTCTCCCCCAAGCGGACTTTGTTGTTCTCGTGGTAGCCGCCACAATGGTTGCAGGTTTTGCCGGGCTAGTCCTCCAGGGAATTGGCCTTGGCCTCCTACTAGTCGTTGCAGTGCCAGTGGTCGCAAGAGTTGCTTTGTCTATCCTCGTCCAACGGAGGCGGGCCGCCTTCGAAGCGCAGTTAGGCGACACGCTGACCATGGTGTCGGGGGGCCTTCGGGCAGGACACAGCGTTCTACGGGCCATCGATGCGGTCGCGCAAGAGGCAAGTGAACCAACAGCAAGCGAGTTCTCCCGTGTGGTCAACGAGACTCGACTCGGTCGTGACCTGCAGGATTCACTCAACGAAGTTTCTCTGCGTATGAAAAGCGAGGACTTTAGCTGGATGGCCCAAGCCATAGAAATAAACAGAGAAGTGGGCGGCGATCTGGCGGAGGTGTTTGATCAAGTCGCTGAAACTATCCGTGAACGAACTCAGATTAAGGGAACGGTCAAAGCTTTGAGCGCAGAAGGCAAGCTGAGCGCCATCATTCTCATGGCACTTCCTGTCTTGTTGTTTATCCTGATCGGCTTGGCTAACCCAAAGTACATGGGAGCGTTGACGGGGCATCCCGTGGGCTGGATGTTGCTAGGTGTTGCCGCAGTCATGATGACAATCGGCGGAATCTGGGTCCATAAAATCAGTGATTTGAAGTTTTGAGGGGTGAACAGTGCAACCAATAGCAATGGGCATCATCGCCCTCACAGTAGTACCGATTGCATTTCTCGTCTGGTCCTTGATCGTCACAGACCGCAAGTCTCGCGTGCTGATACAAGGAAATCTGAATAAGGGCATCGATTTATCTGCCGCCGCAGTAACTGGCCAAAACATGGACCTGGAGAGGCTGGCGGCTCGTGTTACCCCCGCAGGCTATGCGGCTAAACTCGATAGGCTGCTTGCCTTGGCGGGAAGGCCCGCTATTATGCCGCTCCCAAGGCTTCTTGTAGCAAAGCCGGCAATGGCGCTCATTGCTGCCATCGTTATGATGCTTTTCCTTAGCCGCGGCGCAACACCCCAGTTATTACTTTTGGCCGTGTTTACAACCTTGCTCGCGTACTTTGTTCCCGACTTGCTGATCTACAGTCGCGGTTCTGAAAGGCAGACGAAAATTCAGCTTGAACTTCCTAACACGCTGGATCAAATGCTTATTGCGGTTGAAGCGGGGCTGGGTTTCGAATCAGCAATGGCGAGGGCTGGCCACAACGGGAAAGGTCCCCTCGCTGAGGAATTAGTCCGAACCCTGCAGGACATGCAGGTGGGTCGCAGCCGGCGCGATTCCTATCTCGCCCTGGCCGATCGCAGTAATGTTCAGGATCTGCGCAGCTTCGTTCGAGCCGTTGTGCAGGCAGATGCATACGGCATCGCCATCGCAAAGGTCCTCAAGGCTCAGGCCCAAGAAATGCGAGTCAAGCGACGCCAACGAGCAGAGCATAAGGCGATGAAGCTTCCTGTGTTGGTCTTGTTTCCGCTCCTGCTGTTTATTTTCCCGGTGATATTCATCATCATCCTGGGCCCCGCAGTTATCAACATCATCGAGGCCTTCAGCTAGGTTCGCAAGGCGAATAACCAAAGACCGGACCCCCTCGGCACCCAGAACCGAGGGGGTCCTTTTGCGTGCTGGAGGTTCTGGCAAACCACAGCCTCAGCGCAGGACAAACCCAGCAACAACGCAGGGAAGGTGCACCCCGTTAAGGCTTTGCGCAGGATGCTGCAAGATCCGGTCAACAGGGCAAATTCCGTTGCTAGCTTCGATTTAGTGCTGGTGCAGGGCCAGCCAACCCGTCTCGCTCAGGAGTCAAGAAATGCTTTCTCTCTACACCAACCTCATGATCCGTCTTCGCAGCGAAAAGGGCGCAACCGCGGTTGAATACGGCATCATGGTCGCCCTTATCGCGGTCGTCATCATTGTGGCCGTTACGCTGCTTGGCAACAACCTCAGCAGCATGTTCAACAACGTCGCCGGAAAAGTTCCCGTACCGACGACTGCCGCAACCGGGGGCGCTGGCCTCTAAAGCACCCGCGCTCGCCGTTCCGGAACCCATATCGAAACGGCGGCACTCTTCGCGACAGAAACAAGCAATGCAAGAGGAGGTGCAGCAGGTGAAACACGACTCGGAACGCGGTGCAGCCGCCGTTGAATTCGCGATCCTGCTGCCCCTTCTTTTAATGCTAGTTCTGGGAACCATAGAATTCGGCCGGGCCTACAATGCCCAGATCACCCTTACCAATGCAGCCCGTGACGGTGTAAGGGTCATGGCAATCAACAACAACCCGTCCGCAGCCGCAACCGCCGTTCAAAGCGCTGCTGCGTCGGTCAGCTCAACCATTCCCTCCTCCGCGGTCACGGTGAGCCCAACCTCGTGCACCGCGGGTATCCAGGTGACTGTCACCGTGAAGTACACGCTCTCCACCATCACCGGAATCGCCGGTCCGTTCCCCATGACTGGAAAGGGAGTCATGCTATGCGGAGGTTGACAACCTTGGGTAGACCGCAGGGGAAAACCAGCGAGCGCGGCGCCATTTCAGTCATTGTTGCCATCATGCTGGTGGTCTTGCTTGGCTCCGCTGCCATTGCTGTCGATGTCGGCGTCATCTACTCCGAACGTGCACAGCTGCAGAGTGGCGCAGACTCTTCAGCCATTGCGCTGGCGCAGAAGTGCGCGCGCAGCATTACCGATTCCCTATGCTCAACAACATCAACACTTGCCGCAAACCTGGCAAACCAGAACGCTCTGGATGGTAAAAGCAACGTCTACAACATCCAGCTGGAGAAGACCGCCCGTACAGTTTCGGTCATCACGACTGCGAAGGGCACCGGCGCGCCAGACAACTCCGTTTCGCTATTTTTTGCAAACGCTCTCGGGGTTCCGTCGAAAGAGGTCGGCGCCAAGTCGTCTGCTGTCTGGGGCAGCCCCATTAAGGGGCCCACCGCTTTTCCACTCGCTTTTTCGATTTGCCAAGTCCAGAACATGGTGGACCACGGCCTGCAGGTCCTTCAAAACAAGGACAGTAAATCCGCGAACCCCGGCTGCACCCTTCCCTCTGGGGGGACAGTGCCGGGAGGCTTCGGCTGGCTAGCCCAGGACACCGGCAAGTGCGGCGCCAGTATCGATTTGAGCATCGACAAAGGCGGCAGCGACCCAACAAGTACCAAAACGGGCAACAGCGCCCCTAGCAACTGCGAAGGCACACTCAATGGCTGGGCCGCCGATATCACGGCCGGGCGCAAAGTTATCGTTCTCCTCCCGGTTTTCGACAAAGTCACTGGCACTGGCGCTGGCGCAATTTACCACCTCACGGCTTTCGCCGCCTTCAATGTCGTCGGCTGGAAGTTCAGCGGGCAGGACAACACCACCCCCTACTCGTTCAGCAACACCGCACCGAAAGGGTCGGGCTCCGCTGCTACTGCTACATGCACAGGAGATTGTCGCGGCATCATCGGAGAATTCGTGACGTACGTCTCGCTTGTCGATGGCTACACACTCGGCCCCGTTAGTCCTTACGGCGCCACCATCGTTCGCCTCTCGCTCTGATCCACCCAACACCACGGAGTTCAACGTGAAGTCTCGCCTGCTCGCCGGTACCGCGGCCGTCGCCCTGGCGCTTGTGGGAGCCATCCTCATCATCTTCTATGCGCAGGGAGCCGACCAGAGGGCAATGGCCAGCACCAACCCTAAAAAGGTGCTGGTTGTCCAAAAAGCCATTCCAGCCGGAACACCGGTGAACGACATGGCAGCGTCACTCGTTATCGAGGACGTCCCCGGGGCAGGCGTTGCAGCATCAACCCTCACTTCTCTTGACGGCAAGGCAGGAAGGGTTGCCGCCGTGGACCTCGTCCCCGGGGAACAACTCCTTGCCGAACGTCTGATCGACCCGAAGGACGTCAAAGCCCAGGGCGCGGTCGAGATCCCTAAGGGCCTGCAGGAAGTCACCTTCGAACTTGAACCCAAGCGCGTAGTGGGCGGCCGGATCGAAGCTGGCGACCACATAGGCATTGGCTTTAGCTTCGCAGTCGGTGCAGATAAGACCAAAACAAGCGAGGCCACCACGCAGCTCACCCTCCGCAAGGTCCTGGTCACCGCCGTCCAGCGGGCCCCCCAGGCAACGGCAACAACAAAGCCCACGGACGGCGCCAACCCTCAGGACACCACCCTCCCTACGGGATCGTTCATGGTCACCGTTGCCGTGAACGACATCGACGCCACAAAGATCATCTACTCCTCGAACAACGGCGATCTCTGGCTCACCAAGGAACCCCTGGACGCCCAGGACAACGGCGGCTTCATCGCCAGGAAGGACACGGTGTACAAGTGAGCCGCTTCGTCCTACTCTCCCCCAACGGCGACTTCGACCAGAAGCTGCGCGCCGCCGTCGCCCACGGCCTGCGCGGCACCGTCCAGACCATCGCGAGTGACATCCTCCCCGCTGGCCCGGCGGAACTGTTCTCCCTCCTCAACCAGGAACAGCCGGAGGTCCTCATCATCGGTCCCGACGTTCCTTATGAAGAGGCCCTCAGGTTCGCCAAGGTCTTCGACGTCCAACTCCCCGGCCTCAGCCTGGTCCTGGTCAGCGACGTTGACCCCGGAGGCTTGCTGCAAGCCATGCGCGCCGGCATTCGCGATATCCTCAGCCCGCAGGCAGACGCCGCGGAAATCAGGGTGCTGCTCGAACGCGCCTGCCAGTCCTTCGCCACCCGCCACCGCGGCCCCGAGGCACACCAACCCGAGAACGGCAGCAAGGGCCTGGTCATCGGTGTCTTCTCCCCCAAGGGCGGCGTGGGCAAAACCACCTTGGCCACCAACATCGCCATCGGCCTGGGCCAGATCGCGCCCATGAGCGTGGTCATCGTGGACCTTGACCTGCAGTTCGGGGACGTCGCCTCCGGCCTGTACCTCAACCCGGAGCACACGGTCACGGACGCCGTCACCCCAGCCGCGGCCCAGGACTCGCTGGTCCTCAAGGCCTTCCTCACCGTGCACCCCGCCGGCATCTACGCCCTGTGCGCCCCGCCCAACCCAGTGGACGCGGACCACATCACCCCGGACCAGATCACCCGCCTGCTGGAACAGCTCGCGCAGGAATTCCAGTACGTGGTGCTGGACACCGCCCCCGGCATGCCGGAAATCGGCCTCGCTGCCATGGAGCAGTGCACCGACGTGGTCTGGGTCAGCGCCATGGACATCCCCAGCCTCCGCGGCCTCCGCTCCGGCCTCGAAGTCCTCCGCCAGCTGGACATCATGCCCGAATCCCGGCACGTGGTCCTGAACATGGCCGACGCCAAGGCCGGCCTGAACGTCCAGGACGTCGAATCCACCATCGGCGCGCCCGTGGACGTCAGCGTCCCCCGCTCCCGCGCCGTGGCACTGTCCACCAACCGCGGCATCCCCGTCCTCCAGGAATCTCGAAAAGACCCCGCCGTCAAAAGCCTCCGCCAGCTCGTGGAGCGCTTCAACCCGGCCTGGCGCGCCCAGGCACAGCGAAAGCTTCACCGAAGGGTAGTCATCTGATGAAACTCTCCGAACGCATCAGCGCCGCCCAGGACCGCCACCAGGGAACCGGCACTGCACTCCTCGAGCCGCCACGTCCCGCAACGGCGGCTGCCCCGGCCCCCGCGGAAGGTGCTGAGCGGCACCTTACGGCCCCGGCCGCCGTCGTGCATTCAACGTACGACGACGCCGCGCAGCAGGTGCCCACCGCACCCAAGGTGGACGTCTTTGCAGCCATGAAGGACAGGGCGGCCACCGCCCTGTTCGAACGCATGGGCACGCGCTTCAATGACGCCGCCGTCACCGAGCAGGAACTGCGGAGCACCGCCAAAAAGGAACTCACCCGCATTATCGACGCCGAGCAGGTGCCGCTGACGCCGGAGGAGCGTACCCGCCTGGTCCAGGACGTCGCCGACGACGTGCTGGGTTACGGCCCCCTTCAGCGCCTGCTGGACGACCCCGCCGTCACCGAAATCATGGTCAACCGGATGGACCAGATCTACGTGGAACGCAAGGGCAAGCTCGCCCTCAGCGAGTCCCGGTTCAGCTCCGAGGAACACCTGCGCAAAGTGATCGAACGGATCGTGTCCAAGGTGGGCCGGCGCATCGACGAATCTTCCCCGCTGGTGGATGCCCGCCTGGAGGACGGCTCCCGCGTCAACGCCGTCATCCCACCGCTGGCGGTTGGCGGCTCCTCGCTGACCATCCGAAAATTCAGCAAGACCCCGTTGACGGTCCGCAACCTCATCGACTTCGGGACGCTGACACCGGAGATGGCCGAACTGCTGAACGCCTGCGTGAAAGCCAAGCTCAACATCATCGTCTCCGGCGGCACGGGCACCGGCAAGACCACACTCCTCAACGTCTTGTCCTCCTTCCTTCCGCACGACGAGCGGATCGTCACCATCGAGGACGCCGTGGAACTGCAGATCCAACAGGACCACGTGGTCCGGCTCGAAAGCCGGCCGCCCAACACCGAAGGCAAGGGCGAGGTCACCATCCGCGAACTCCTCCGCAACTCCCTCCGTATGCGGCCGGACCGGATTGTGGTGGGTGAGGTCCGCGGCGGCGAATCGCTGGACATGCTGCAGGCCATGAACACCGGCCACGACGGATCCCTCTCCACCGTGCACTCCAACTCGCCGCGCGACGCGGTGGCCCGCCTCGAAACCCTGGTGCTGATGGCCGGCATGGACCTGCCGCTGCGGGCCATCCGCGAACAGATCGCCTCCGCCGTGAACCTGATCGTCCAGATTTCCCGGCTCCGCGACGGCACCCGCCGCATCACCCACGTCACGGAAGTCCAGGGCATGGAAGGCGACATCGTCACCCTCCAGGATGCCTTCGTCTTCGACTACTCGGCGGGCGTGGATGCGCAGGGTCGGTTCATGGGCAAGCCGGTTGCCACGGGCATCCGGCCGCGGTTCATCGACCGGTTCGAGGACTTGGGGATCCACGTGTCCCCGGCAGTCTTCGCCGGGCCGCTGTCACCGGGCACCAAGTAGGAACACCACATGATCATCGCCATCGGAAGCGTTATCCTCCTGGCAGCCATCTGCCTGCTCGGTGTGGCCGTGCTCCTGCCGAGCGCCTCCTCGGTGCCGCTGGACCGCCGTCGTCCCTTTGAGCCCGAGCCGCCGTCCTCCCTGACCCGCCTGGCACTCTCCGGCGTCAGGTCCTTCGAACGGCTGCTTGCGGGCCGGAACGTCAGGCTCTTCTCCCGCGCTGAGCTGGAGAACGCGGGCCTGCGCCTCAGCCAGGCCGAGTTCTTCCTGCTGGTGGGCATCGGCGCCTGCGTCGGCATGCTGGTGGGCGTGGTAACCGTGGGCCCGTTGGTGGGACTGCTGCTGGCCCTGCTGGCACCCTTTGCGGGCAAACTCTTCCTCGGATTCCTGGCCGGCAAGCGCCGCACCGCCTTCGACAGCCAGCTCGGCGACACCCTGCAGCTGCTCTCCGGCGGCCTGCGGGCCGGGCACAGCATCCTGCGGGCCATCGACGCCGCGGCCACGGAATCCCAGAAGCCGACGTCGGAGGAAATGCGGCGCGTCATCACGGAAACCAGCCTGGGCCGCGACCTGCTGGCCGCCCTCAACGACACCGCCGACCGGATGAAGAACGAGGACTTCGTCTGGATCTCGCAGGCCATCCAGATCAACCGCGAAGTAGGCGGCAACCTGGCAGAGGTCCTGGACCAGGTCAACGAAACCATCCGCGAGCGCGCCGAAATCAAAGGCCACATCAAAGCCCTCGCCGCCGAAGGCAAGTTCTCCGCATACATCCTGATCGCCATGCCGTTCGGCATCGTGGCCATGCTGCTGGCCGTGAGCCCCAGCTACATGAACTCGATGTTCACCCATCCCCTGGGCTGGGTGATGATCGGAGCATCCTTTGTCCTGATGACCATCGGCGCGCTCTGGATGCGCAAGATCATCGACCTGAAGTTCTGAGGACCCCATGAACCTGATCGTCCTCCTCTCCGTACTCCTGGTCTGTATTCCCGTGGCCGCCCTGGCATGGTCCATGCTGACCGTGGACAAGCAGGGACGCATCGCCGCCGCTGAACTGTTGGGCCGGGGCGCTCCGGCAGCCCTCGTTGCCCCTGCCGGGAAACCGGGCATCCTCGAAAACGTGGGCCGCCGGCTGACACCGCCTGCCTACGTTGCCTTCCTGGACCGGCTCCTGTCCCTCGCCGGCCGTCCTGCTTCCATGCCGATGGGCAAGGTGCTGGGCTCAAAGCTGGGCCTGGGGACGGCTGGCCTGGCAGCGGGACTCTGGCTCGTCAGCATCGGCGCGAGCCCCATAATGAAGCTCGCCGGCCTGTTCCTGATTGTCCTCGGCTACTTCATCCCGGACCTCCTCCTGTACAGCAAGGGCCAGGAGCGGCAGAAGGCGATGCAGCTGGAGCTGGCCAACACCCTGGACCAGATGCTGATCTCAGTGGAAGCCGGACTGGGATTCGAAGGCGCCATGGCCCGGGCCGGTGAGAACGGCAAGGGCCCCCTCGCAGAGGAACTGGTCCGCACCCTGCAGGACATGCAGGTGGGACGCAGCCGCCGCGAGTCCTACGTCGCTCTCGCGGAGCGGACCAACATCCCGGAACTGCGCAGCTTTGTGCAGGCCGTGGTGCAGGCCGACACCTACGGAATCGCCATCAGCCGGGTCCTGCGGGTCCAGGCGAAGGTCATGCGCGTCAAACGGCGCCAGCGGGCCGAGGAAAAGGCCATGAAGCTGCCCGTCATGATCCTTTTCCCGCTGTTGTTCTTTATCTTCCCGGTCCTGTTTATCGCCATTCTGGGACCAGCTGTGATCAATGCAGTGGTGACCTTCAGCGGCCAGTAAAGATACTCAGTGCGGCGGCAAGGTTGCCTCAAGGTTTACACAGAATGATAAGAAAACGGACGCCGAAGGATATCCAGGAAGTAGCCTTGAACAATGAACAGTCCCGATCCCGGCTCCAGCGGAAAGAGCCCCGCTGCGGACTACCCGCTGTCCGGGGTCGGTTTGCCCGCCGGTCCCGTTCCGGCCGCCGGCGCGGCCCCGTTGCTGGAGGAGGCCGCTCTCTTGCCGCTGGTTGATGCCGCCGTGCTGGAGGAACTTGAAGATGAGCTGGCCGGATCCGGG
Proteins encoded in this window:
- the cpaB gene encoding Flp pilus assembly protein CpaB — protein: MKSRLLAGTAAVALALVGAILIIFYAQGADQRAMASTNPKKVLVVQKAIPAGTPVNDMAASLVIEDVPGAGVAASTLTSLDGKAGRVAAVDLVPGEQLLAERLIDPKDVKAQGAVEIPKGLQEVTFELEPKRVVGGRIEAGDHIGIGFSFAVGADKTKTSEATTQLTLRKVLVTAVQRAPQATATTKPTDGANPQDTTLPTGSFMVTVAVNDIDATKIIYSSNNGDLWLTKEPLDAQDNGGFIARKDTVYK
- a CDS encoding AAA family ATPase, whose translation is MSRFVLLSPNGDFDQKLRAAVAHGLRGTVQTIASDILPAGPAELFSLLNQEQPEVLIIGPDVPYEEALRFAKVFDVQLPGLSLVLVSDVDPGGLLQAMRAGIRDILSPQADAAEIRVLLERACQSFATRHRGPEAHQPENGSKGLVIGVFSPKGGVGKTTLATNIAIGLGQIAPMSVVIVDLDLQFGDVASGLYLNPEHTVTDAVTPAAAQDSLVLKAFLTVHPAGIYALCAPPNPVDADHITPDQITRLLEQLAQEFQYVVLDTAPGMPEIGLAAMEQCTDVVWVSAMDIPSLRGLRSGLEVLRQLDIMPESRHVVLNMADAKAGLNVQDVESTIGAPVDVSVPRSRAVALSTNRGIPVLQESRKDPAVKSLRQLVERFNPAWRAQAQRKLHRRVVI
- a CDS encoding CpaF family protein — translated: MKLSERISAAQDRHQGTGTALLEPPRPATAAAPAPAEGAERHLTAPAAVVHSTYDDAAQQVPTAPKVDVFAAMKDRAATALFERMGTRFNDAAVTEQELRSTAKKELTRIIDAEQVPLTPEERTRLVQDVADDVLGYGPLQRLLDDPAVTEIMVNRMDQIYVERKGKLALSESRFSSEEHLRKVIERIVSKVGRRIDESSPLVDARLEDGSRVNAVIPPLAVGGSSLTIRKFSKTPLTVRNLIDFGTLTPEMAELLNACVKAKLNIIVSGGTGTGKTTLLNVLSSFLPHDERIVTIEDAVELQIQQDHVVRLESRPPNTEGKGEVTIRELLRNSLRMRPDRIVVGEVRGGESLDMLQAMNTGHDGSLSTVHSNSPRDAVARLETLVLMAGMDLPLRAIREQIASAVNLIVQISRLRDGTRRITHVTEVQGMEGDIVTLQDAFVFDYSAGVDAQGRFMGKPVATGIRPRFIDRFEDLGIHVSPAVFAGPLSPGTK
- a CDS encoding type II secretion system F family protein; this translates as MIIAIGSVILLAAICLLGVAVLLPSASSVPLDRRRPFEPEPPSSLTRLALSGVRSFERLLAGRNVRLFSRAELENAGLRLSQAEFFLLVGIGACVGMLVGVVTVGPLVGLLLALLAPFAGKLFLGFLAGKRRTAFDSQLGDTLQLLSGGLRAGHSILRAIDAAATESQKPTSEEMRRVITETSLGRDLLAALNDTADRMKNEDFVWISQAIQINREVGGNLAEVLDQVNETIRERAEIKGHIKALAAEGKFSAYILIAMPFGIVAMLLAVSPSYMNSMFTHPLGWVMIGASFVLMTIGALWMRKIIDLKF
- a CDS encoding type II secretion system F family protein, which encodes MNLIVLLSVLLVCIPVAALAWSMLTVDKQGRIAAAELLGRGAPAALVAPAGKPGILENVGRRLTPPAYVAFLDRLLSLAGRPASMPMGKVLGSKLGLGTAGLAAGLWLVSIGASPIMKLAGLFLIVLGYFIPDLLLYSKGQERQKAMQLELANTLDQMLISVEAGLGFEGAMARAGENGKGPLAEELVRTLQDMQVGRSRRESYVALAERTNIPELRSFVQAVVQADTYGIAISRVLRVQAKVMRVKRRQRAEEKAMKLPVMILFPLLFFIFPVLFIAILGPAVINAVVTFSGQ